CCATCGGTCCATCCAGATAAAATTAACTCGATTAGAATCAATAATGAAAAGCACAAACGAGTGACTTATTTCCACaatgaatacatttaaatcTCTGTTAATCAGACATGGTGACATTTGCAATAGTAGTTCCActtgaaaaatattctttaatgcctttgtgtcacaaaaaatattaacttttaCATTTACACTCTACAACTTTGAAggtgttttatttcagatataTCATTTCAGGCGGAAATTGCTCCTAAAACCCTCTGGGCTTAAAAACTGTAGATGTTTCACTATGTCTCTTTTTGGACTAATTTGACTTTATTGGATTTTATAACCCTCTTCCACATGCACCTCACCCCCCACTAGCCCTGTCTATACATCAGCTGGCAGCTCAGGGTGACGTTTTACAAGTGGCCGCACATCTAAGTAAAGGTAATAATCATGTCCTGCTGTTAAACATTAAAGGATTCCAAGTTTCTGCACATGCAGTGTGTTATGTTTTATCTTGCAGACGGTTCGGTGCTCAGCAGACAGGATGAGCGAGGCTTTACGCCTCTGATGTGGGCTGCTGCCTTTGGAGAAAAAGCAATGGTGGACTTTCTATTAGAAAAGgtttgggaaaaaaacagatacgTGTTGAATGGAAACTCCTTCTACAATATTCAACAGAATAAATATTgcatagaaatatatttttaaagggtGCGGACCCCAATACAATTGCGAGGGAGCGAGAGAGCGCCCTGACTTTGGCCAGCTCTGGGGGTTATGTGGACATCGTTGAGTCTCTTCTCAAACATGGAGTGGACATTAACACCTACGACTGGGTACAGTTGGGACTTAAGATGTTTCCTTCACAAATACACAAGATATATCAGCAAAACAAGTTATTATATATTAGAATATAACCATAGAttcttcttttattgtttttttttttatactcagAACGGTGGAACTCCTCTTTTATATGCTGTACGAGGGAACCACATCAAATGTGTAGAAGCCCTACTTGGTACGTTGCATGTCTTcgattcataaaaaaaagaaaaatactaaaaaagaTCAGTAACACTTGGTTAAATTGGTTTTGTCTAACAATAGTGCTCTCTTCCAGACAAAGGAGCAGATATGACCATTGAGTCCGACTCTGGCTACAGTCCAATGGCCTTAGCTGTTGCACTCGGACACAAAAAAAGTATGTACCAAAGtgaaccacaaacttcagtgtattttattctgatttcatgtgataaaaaaaggaaagtagtGCAAActgatgaaatgaaatgaaagaatagttcaatgtaaaaaaatttcataaaaatctgaAGTGTGGTTTGTTCAGACGAGCTAAATATGTCGGCAGTTTCAGCTGCAGGTCTGTGGAGCTCTAGCCACTTTGCATGTAAGAGATTGGAatatttgcccattcttcttttcagTATCACTCCAGATCAGTCAGATTGAACGGATTTGGATCTGAACTGcgactgggccattctgacacATTAATATGACTCGATCCAATTCAATGGTTCTGGAACGTTTTCCAGGCACCAACATCTTCACAGGCTTGTTTAAATCAGTAGTACAACAGGACATATGCTAACAGTTTGCAGTGTTACAtcattgaaaacaaaaagatgttttattacaataaataaattttatcaataaatgtataaatgtataaattaatacattttatattttaacaaagaaataagttggaatgttaatttaaatgtatttaattctctcacacacatacaaactgcagaaaatacaggcaaaGTTGTTCCCGCTGCATTTATTCCCGTTGGCTGCTAAGCCAGCCAAGAACAGGAGAGACCAATCCAAAATGCTGGCGCcgcaggatgcgctccagcacgtAAGAGGTATATAATGGTTACGGtaccatccccacagcataatactTCCCCCACCATGTTTCGCAAATGTGTCCAGGGTGAAGGACAGGGCTAGATTTCCACCACACATTCTGCATGTACTAGATGAAAAAAGCTTGATTTTTGATCTGATTGTTGTGCTTTTagtggattatttttttaaacataaacccATTTCTAACTACCAAACAACTTGATTTGTGGCCTTGTTGTGTTGCTTTGTCTACATTATGGTGTTTGTTCACCAACGTCCTTGACACAATGTTTGGGATCTTAATTCAGCCTGGGAAGAAGTTACACAATCAAACTCAAAGTATCGACTTCTGGTTGACATTTGTTGCACAGAATTTTGTTCTGGGGTATCAAGAGTAAAAGGGGTTGAAAACATAGCAACACACacttttaggtttttgttaaaaaaggaaGGCTATGTATCAATCATCACTACTTGCTGGATTATTGCATGAAATCCCATTAAAAGCATTAAAGTTAATagttgtaatgtaacaaaaggtgaaaatgtttAACGCACAAAGCCTTTTGCATGGCGCTGAATACAAAAGGATATCTTCTCAAACTATTATAATTACACTAGATTAGCAATATTTTACTGCAAAACTACACTGTTCAAAGCAATTAAAGAAACACTTTTAATTAAGTATAACATCAAGTCAGTGAAACGTTTGTAATATTGATTTGGTC
The Fundulus heteroclitus isolate FHET01 chromosome 9, MU-UCD_Fhet_4.1, whole genome shotgun sequence genome window above contains:
- the rfxank gene encoding DNA-binding protein RFXANK, with the protein product MMESRDDEEVANGHHVQPSNAAEISSSSTHGNSSEIMDVDEDDIFKHSTTLTNKQRGNEVTVRPATLDSLSIHQLAAQGDVLQVAAHLSKDGSVLSRQDERGFTPLMWAAAFGEKAMVDFLLEKGADPNTIARERESALTLASSGGYVDIVESLLKHGVDINTYDWNGGTPLLYAVRGNHIKCVEALLDKGADMTIESDSGYSPMALAVALGHKKIQKVLEDHILKLYKPPT